One genomic segment of Penaeus chinensis breed Huanghai No. 1 chromosome 24, ASM1920278v2, whole genome shotgun sequence includes these proteins:
- the LOC125038038 gene encoding glycine-rich cell wall structural protein-like — MKFVTLLALLGVAFAAPQGYDVTSPSGGGLTHGGAGGIGGGGLGGAGGGHGGAGGGLGGGCQDGQVLHVDGSCVTPVVTRKVYLYDAPEVPERPLGLPPSVPPPQVEHNIVFVRLPEVAPPPEPVIIPPPRQESIVYVLNKKEEQAQQVIEIEAPPASNPEVYFVNYQDGENPTLPLGVDLETALSAASAAGGQVLGGAGGLDGGEGGVGLGGGAGGFIGGAGGFNGGAGGFNGGAGGFDGGAGGFDGGFNGGAGGFNGGAGGFDRGAGGFNGGAGGFNGGAGGFNGGAGGFGGNGGFGGANGGAPSGLYSRP, encoded by the exons ATGAAGTTTGTG ACACTGTTGGCGCTCTTGGGTGTAGCTTTTGCAGCTCCTCAAGGATATGATGTGACCTCTCCGTCTGGAGGAGGACTCACTcatggaggagctggaggaatcGGTGGTGGTGGACTAGGAGGCGCTGGTGGTGGCCATGGAGGCGCTGGTGGTGGCCTTGGAGGCGGATGTCAAGACGGGCAAGTCCTGCACGTCGATGGATCATGCGTGACTCCTGTGGTTACCAGGAAGGTCTACTTATACGATGCTCCTGAGGTTCCAGAACGACCACTTGGTCTACCTCCGAGCGTGCCTCCTCCTCAGGTTGAACACAACATCGTCTTCGTGCGTCTTCCCGAAGTTGCTCCTCCACCAGAGCCCGTCATCATTCCTCCACCGAGGCAGGAGAGCATCGTTTACGTCCTCaataagaaggaagaacaagCTCAACAAGTCATTGAAATTGAAGCTCCTCCAGCATCCAACCCTGAAGTTTACTTCGTCAACTACCAGGATGGAGAAAACCCAACTCTGCCACTTGGTGTGGACCTCGAGACTGCCCTTAGTGCTGCTAGCGCCGCCGGTGGCCAAGTTCTCGGAGGCGCTGGGGGTcttgatggaggagaaggaggagtcggCCTTGGTGGAGGCGCTGGGGGATTCATTGGAGGAGCAGGTGGATTTAACGGAGGCGCAGGAGGCTTCAATGGAGGCGCTGGAGGCTTTGATGGAGGCGCCGGAGGCTTTGATGGAGGTTTCAATGGAGGCGCCGGAGGCTTCAATGGAGGCGCCGGAGGCTTTGATAGAGGCGCCGGAGGCTTCAATGGAGGCGCAGGAGGCTTCAATGGAGGCGCAGGAGGCTTCAATGGAGGCGCCGGAGGATTTGGAGGCAATGGAGGATTCGGTGGTGCCAACGGTGGTGCTCCTTCTGGTCTATACTCACGACCATAA